In Natronococcus occultus SP4, the following proteins share a genomic window:
- a CDS encoding ribonuclease H-like domain-containing protein, whose product MRIENSFIPVRGVGEATERRLWENGVTHWEEFDGSVVGETVAERIERFIDEGWTHLERGDVSTFAEALPAASQWRLYENVREDAAFLDIETTGLNATTSDVTTVSIHRGGETKTFVRGRDLTASRLRKELERSSLLVTFNGKRFDVPFLETCYDVDVTTPHVDLMYPCRKVGLDGGLKAIERELGIGRDMPDLSGRDAVRLWREYERGDEAALERLVAYNRADTENMKPLMETVTDRLHESVFEAACSDG is encoded by the coding sequence GTGCGAATCGAGAACAGCTTCATTCCCGTTCGGGGAGTCGGCGAGGCTACCGAGCGCCGGCTCTGGGAGAACGGTGTCACCCACTGGGAGGAGTTCGACGGCAGCGTCGTCGGCGAGACGGTCGCCGAGCGGATCGAACGGTTCATCGACGAGGGGTGGACACACCTCGAGCGCGGCGACGTCTCGACGTTCGCCGAGGCGCTCCCGGCCGCGAGCCAGTGGCGGCTCTACGAGAACGTCCGCGAGGACGCCGCCTTTCTGGACATCGAGACGACCGGACTAAACGCTACCACCAGCGACGTGACGACGGTGTCGATCCATCGCGGCGGCGAGACGAAGACGTTCGTGCGCGGTCGCGACCTGACCGCCTCGCGACTCCGCAAGGAACTCGAGCGTTCGTCCCTGCTGGTCACCTTCAACGGAAAGCGCTTCGACGTCCCCTTCCTCGAGACCTGTTACGACGTCGACGTGACGACACCCCACGTCGATCTCATGTATCCCTGTCGGAAGGTCGGACTCGATGGGGGGCTGAAGGCGATCGAGCGAGAGCTCGGTATCGGCCGCGACATGCCCGATCTCAGCGGACGCGACGCCGTTCGGCTCTGGCGGGAGTACGAACGCGGCGACGAGGCGGCTCTCGAACGACTCGTGGCGTACAACCGTGCGGACACGGAGAACATGAAACCGCTGATGGAGACCGTCACGGACCGACTCCACGAGTCGGTCTTCGAGGCGGCGTGTTCGGACGGGTAG
- a CDS encoding HalOD1 output domain-containing protein has product MLLSVDRSDTATGMSLSYEVIAEIAAREGVEPTDIEPPEYDALYDVINPEALDSLFAPRENGLSRASGRIEFEYCGYDVTVTSDGDVEVSKHEQTYE; this is encoded by the coding sequence ATGCTACTCTCAGTCGATCGTTCGGACACAGCTACCGGCATGTCCCTGAGTTACGAGGTCATCGCCGAGATCGCCGCCCGAGAGGGCGTCGAGCCGACCGATATCGAGCCACCGGAGTACGACGCACTCTACGACGTGATCAATCCGGAAGCGCTCGATTCATTGTTCGCTCCCCGCGAGAACGGACTGTCTCGGGCAAGCGGACGGATCGAGTTCGAGTACTGTGGCTACGACGTCACCGTTACCAGCGACGGCGACGTCGAGGTCTCGAAGCACGAGCAAACGTACGAATAG
- a CDS encoding class I SAM-dependent methyltransferase — protein sequence MKKSPEEHAARFDEKATEYDESKSDEYRACANLVIEHAAPDAEDVVLDLGTGTGAIALALAPDADRVVGRDISEGMMDEARTKAQEDGLENVEFDRGTFREPEYDGPVDAETSETSRAHTRSPRVDVVTSNFAMHHLSDEEKREAIDVIAALEPDRFVLGDVMFFGEPDPEEPFYSPEVDDPATVGTLADAFTSAGFSLTAVERVHDQVGVLVAERGPATDGELETDG from the coding sequence ATGAAGAAGAGTCCTGAGGAACACGCCGCCCGCTTCGACGAGAAAGCGACCGAGTACGACGAGTCGAAATCCGACGAGTACCGCGCCTGTGCGAACCTGGTGATCGAACACGCCGCGCCCGACGCCGAGGACGTCGTCCTCGATCTGGGGACCGGGACGGGCGCCATCGCACTCGCGCTGGCACCGGATGCCGACCGCGTGGTCGGCCGGGACATCAGCGAGGGAATGATGGACGAGGCGAGAACGAAAGCCCAGGAGGACGGCCTCGAGAACGTCGAGTTCGACCGGGGAACCTTCCGCGAGCCCGAGTACGACGGGCCCGTCGACGCCGAGACGTCGGAGACGTCTCGAGCCCACACTCGGTCCCCTCGTGTGGACGTGGTAACTTCGAACTTCGCGATGCACCACCTCTCGGACGAGGAAAAGCGCGAGGCGATCGACGTGATCGCGGCCCTCGAGCCCGATCGGTTCGTCCTCGGGGACGTGATGTTCTTCGGCGAGCCCGACCCCGAGGAGCCGTTTTACTCGCCGGAGGTCGACGACCCCGCGACCGTCGGCACGCTCGCCGACGCCTTCACGAGCGCAGGCTTCTCGCTGACAGCCGTCGAACGGGTCCACGACCAGGTCGGCGTCCTGGTCGCCGAACGCGGCCCCGCGACCGACGGCGAGCTCGAGACGGACGGATGA
- the psmA gene encoding archaeal proteasome endopeptidase complex subunit alpha, producing the protein MQGQQQQQAYDRGITIFSPDGRLYQVEYAREAVKRGTASIGVRTNDGVVLAVDKRVPSPLLEDSSVEKIHKADDHVGIASAGHVADARQLIDFARRQAQVNQLRYGEPIGVETLTKEVTDHIQQYTQVGGARPFGVALIVGGIDNGEPRLFETDPSGTPYEWKALAVGSDRGELQEYLEENYDDEADLDGGIALALDALASVNDGSLLPSEVGLATIDVDSESFEQFDYDRIEDHLEENDLLDDGEEEADE; encoded by the coding sequence ATGCAGGGACAACAACAACAGCAGGCGTACGACCGCGGCATCACGATCTTCTCGCCAGACGGCCGACTCTACCAGGTCGAGTACGCTCGCGAGGCGGTCAAGCGAGGTACAGCAAGCATCGGCGTGCGGACCAACGACGGCGTCGTGCTGGCCGTCGACAAGCGAGTTCCTTCCCCGCTACTGGAGGACTCGAGCGTCGAGAAAATCCACAAGGCCGACGACCACGTCGGCATCGCGAGCGCCGGCCACGTCGCCGACGCGCGCCAGCTGATCGACTTCGCGCGCCGTCAGGCCCAGGTCAACCAGCTACGGTACGGCGAGCCGATCGGGGTCGAGACGCTCACGAAGGAGGTCACCGATCACATCCAGCAGTACACTCAGGTCGGCGGTGCTCGTCCGTTCGGCGTCGCGTTGATCGTCGGCGGCATCGACAACGGCGAGCCGCGGCTGTTCGAGACCGATCCCTCCGGAACGCCCTACGAGTGGAAGGCACTCGCGGTCGGCTCCGACCGCGGTGAGCTCCAGGAGTACTTAGAGGAGAACTACGACGATGAGGCCGACCTCGACGGCGGTATCGCGCTCGCGCTCGACGCGCTCGCGTCGGTCAACGACGGCTCCTTGCTGCCCAGCGAGGTCGGGCTCGCGACGATCGACGTCGACAGCGAGTCCTTCGAGCAGTTCGACTATGACCGCATCGAGGACCACCTCGAGGAGAACGACCTGCTCGACGACGGCGAGGAGGAAGCCGACGAGTAA
- a CDS encoding ribosome assembly factor SBDS has translation MISLDEAVTARLESHGARFEVLVDPDAALAIKRGDFEGDLEDVIAAEDVFENASRGDRPAEDDLETVFETTDPLEIIPEVIKEGEIQITADQRREMQERKRKQLIDTITRNAVNPQMDNAPHPPERIDNALEEAGFTVDPMEPVQQQVDEALDALRPVIPIRFEEVTMAVQIPAEHAGSAQAKIREFGELEREEWQADGSWIGVLTFPAGLQNEFYDTVNEHSSGEAETELIKDKDELSTR, from the coding sequence ATGATATCGCTCGACGAGGCGGTGACGGCGCGGCTCGAATCACACGGGGCGCGTTTCGAGGTGCTTGTCGATCCGGACGCTGCACTGGCGATCAAGCGCGGTGACTTCGAGGGCGACCTCGAGGACGTCATCGCCGCCGAGGACGTCTTCGAGAACGCCTCGCGCGGTGATCGTCCCGCCGAGGACGACCTCGAGACGGTCTTCGAGACGACCGATCCCCTCGAGATCATTCCCGAGGTCATCAAAGAAGGGGAGATCCAGATCACGGCCGACCAGCGCCGCGAGATGCAGGAGCGAAAGCGCAAGCAGCTGATCGACACGATCACGCGCAACGCGGTCAACCCGCAGATGGACAACGCTCCGCACCCGCCCGAGCGGATCGACAACGCCCTCGAGGAGGCGGGCTTTACCGTCGATCCGATGGAGCCGGTCCAACAGCAGGTCGACGAAGCCCTGGACGCCCTGCGGCCGGTGATTCCGATCCGGTTCGAGGAGGTGACGATGGCGGTACAGATCCCCGCGGAACACGCCGGCAGCGCCCAGGCAAAGATCCGCGAGTTCGGCGAGCTGGAACGCGAGGAGTGGCAGGCCGACGGCTCCTGGATCGGCGTGTTGACGTTCCCGGCCGGACTCCAAAACGAGTTCTACGATACCGTCAACGAGCACTCGAGCGGCGAGGCCGAAACCGAGCTCATCAAGGACAAAGACGAGCTCAGCACCCGGTAG
- a CDS encoding DUF7547 family protein: MVDSNEELAEAIRELTRTIEELQTELEDSPRGRRSLPAPRPPTPRELLRVADEVAIPALLATLESSVRTLKALQRGLEIVRTEQEVRDRVDETSDRTRSRANEVRRTTLSQLDTVLAELQRAASEGTLPADEDARELLTEARELRDEVDGRLRDAVDGQREDEGDGPIRIDIDEPDETEQQDDADDEPDSSVDVDAELETLKDRYTESDGEDDTAGDEEPDDADDGSQTGSNR, translated from the coding sequence ATGGTCGACTCCAACGAGGAACTCGCCGAGGCGATTCGCGAGCTCACGCGAACGATCGAGGAGTTACAGACGGAACTCGAGGACTCGCCGCGCGGGCGCCGTTCGTTGCCAGCGCCTCGTCCGCCGACCCCTCGTGAACTACTCCGGGTCGCCGACGAGGTCGCGATCCCGGCGCTGCTGGCGACGCTCGAGTCGAGCGTCCGCACCCTCAAGGCCCTCCAGCGCGGGCTCGAGATCGTCCGTACGGAGCAGGAGGTGCGCGATCGGGTCGACGAGACGAGCGACCGAACCCGGTCGCGCGCAAACGAGGTCCGTCGAACGACACTTTCACAGCTGGATACCGTGCTGGCGGAGCTCCAGCGGGCAGCCTCGGAGGGAACGCTTCCCGCCGACGAGGACGCCCGGGAGCTGCTGACGGAGGCCCGCGAGCTCCGCGACGAGGTCGACGGCCGACTGCGGGACGCGGTCGATGGACAACGCGAGGACGAGGGGGACGGTCCGATACGGATCGATATCGATGAACCCGACGAGACGGAGCAACAGGACGACGCTGACGACGAGCCGGATTCGAGCGTCGACGTGGACGCGGAGCTCGAGACGCTCAAGGATCGATACACGGAGAGCGACGGTGAGGACGACACAGCCGGCGACGAAGAACCCGACGACGCCGACGACGGCTCTCAGACCGGTTCGAATCGGTAG
- a CDS encoding thiolase family protein, with protein sequence MERVAIIGASMTKFGQREEWIQELLAEAGLDCLEDAGVDAEAIEHLYVSNMASGEFEGQTGVMNGLAHDIGALPAYTQRIDQTSSSGGAGIYAAWQSVASGASEMTLLVGGEKMTHRTTGEATDVIASLTHPVEYKTGVTLPSFAGMTARHYLERFDAPRESLAKVASKNHKNGVDNPHAQFQKEVDVDTVLESPIVADPLRLYDFCPITDGSAALMLCPESVAEEYTDEYVVISGIDGATDTHVVHEREDPTVMGGVVESGEGAYEMSGRGPEDIDVAELHDMFTILEFLQMEGLGFAEQGEAWKLVEDGSTERDGELPINTSGGLKSKGHPLGASGVAQGVEIYEQLTGEADDRQVDAEVGLCCNVGGFGNCVITTIMEAAQ encoded by the coding sequence ATGGAACGCGTTGCAATCATCGGTGCCTCGATGACGAAGTTCGGGCAACGCGAGGAGTGGATCCAGGAGCTCCTCGCGGAGGCCGGACTCGACTGTCTCGAGGACGCGGGCGTCGACGCCGAGGCGATCGAACATCTGTACGTCTCGAACATGGCAAGCGGCGAGTTCGAGGGTCAGACTGGCGTAATGAACGGCCTGGCCCACGATATCGGCGCCCTGCCGGCCTACACCCAGCGGATCGATCAGACGAGTTCCAGCGGCGGAGCAGGGATCTACGCGGCCTGGCAGTCCGTCGCCAGCGGAGCCAGCGAGATGACGCTGCTGGTCGGCGGCGAGAAGATGACCCACCGCACGACCGGCGAGGCCACCGACGTTATCGCCTCGCTCACCCATCCCGTCGAGTACAAGACCGGCGTTACGCTCCCTTCCTTTGCGGGGATGACCGCGCGACACTACCTCGAACGGTTCGACGCCCCGCGAGAGAGCCTGGCGAAAGTCGCCTCGAAAAACCACAAAAACGGCGTCGACAACCCTCACGCGCAGTTCCAGAAGGAGGTCGACGTCGACACCGTCCTCGAGTCGCCGATCGTGGCCGACCCGCTGCGGCTGTACGACTTCTGCCCGATCACCGACGGCTCGGCGGCGCTAATGCTGTGTCCCGAGTCGGTCGCCGAGGAGTACACGGACGAGTACGTCGTCATCTCGGGGATCGACGGGGCGACCGACACTCACGTCGTCCACGAGCGCGAGGACCCGACGGTGATGGGCGGGGTCGTCGAGAGCGGGGAGGGGGCCTACGAGATGAGCGGTCGCGGGCCCGAGGATATCGACGTCGCCGAGCTCCACGACATGTTCACGATCCTGGAGTTCCTCCAGATGGAGGGACTGGGCTTTGCCGAGCAGGGCGAGGCCTGGAAGCTCGTCGAGGACGGCTCCACCGAACGCGACGGCGAGTTGCCGATCAACACCTCCGGTGGGCTCAAATCGAAGGGCCACCCGCTCGGGGCAAGCGGCGTCGCCCAGGGCGTCGAGATCTACGAACAGCTGACCGGCGAGGCGGACGACCGCCAGGTCGACGCCGAGGTCGGGCTCTGTTGTAACGTCGGCGGCTTCGGAAACTGCGTGATTACGACCATTATGGAGGCAGCACAATGA
- the hflX gene encoding GTPase HflX, with translation MNAIIAKRVDSGTADTTEIRELAEAAGYTVLGEVTQSRTADAALQLGEGKAEELAAVAERTDVETVIFDNRLGPYQTYNLGQLLPEGVEVIDRFTLILEIFGQRAQTRKAQLQVELAELRYELPRAEAKTSLAKRDEHPGFMGLGEYDESREQDIKAQISRIKDELEQIEQTEEHRRERRRDSGFDLVALAGYTNAGKSTLLRQLATDLEIEENEQLHPDLDTTAESQDRLFTTLGTTTRRADIEPRDVLVTDTVGFISDLPHWLVESFKSTLDSVYRADLVLLVVDVSEDVDEIHEKLVTSHDTLYERNEAPIVTVLNKVDQVDEEELERKKEALSALAPNPVVVSAREGTNVDELLERIDRELPDWEEERLVLPMTDDTMSVVSWLHDNAHVEDVNYGDDDVLVSFEARPAVISQARSRASELQTAAAESA, from the coding sequence ATGAACGCGATCATCGCCAAGCGAGTCGACTCCGGCACCGCAGACACGACCGAGATCCGCGAGCTCGCCGAAGCCGCGGGCTACACCGTCCTCGGCGAGGTCACACAGTCGCGAACCGCCGACGCGGCGCTCCAGCTCGGCGAGGGGAAAGCCGAGGAGCTCGCCGCGGTCGCCGAACGAACCGACGTCGAGACGGTCATCTTCGACAACCGGCTCGGGCCGTATCAGACGTACAACCTCGGCCAGCTGCTGCCAGAGGGCGTCGAGGTCATCGACCGGTTCACGCTGATCCTCGAGATCTTCGGTCAGCGCGCCCAGACACGGAAGGCCCAGCTCCAGGTCGAGCTCGCCGAACTGCGCTACGAGCTCCCGCGAGCGGAAGCCAAGACGAGCCTCGCCAAACGGGACGAACATCCCGGATTCATGGGGCTTGGCGAGTACGACGAGAGCCGCGAGCAGGACATCAAGGCCCAGATCAGCCGGATCAAAGACGAGCTCGAACAGATCGAGCAGACCGAGGAGCACCGCCGCGAACGGCGGCGCGACTCGGGGTTCGACCTGGTCGCGCTCGCGGGGTACACCAACGCCGGGAAGTCGACGCTGCTCCGACAGCTCGCGACCGACCTCGAGATCGAGGAGAACGAACAGCTCCACCCCGATCTCGACACGACCGCCGAGTCCCAGGACAGGCTGTTCACGACGCTCGGGACGACGACCCGTCGAGCGGATATCGAGCCACGGGACGTTCTGGTGACCGACACGGTCGGATTCATCAGCGACCTTCCCCACTGGCTGGTCGAATCGTTCAAGTCGACGCTCGATTCGGTCTACCGGGCGGATCTGGTCTTGCTCGTCGTCGACGTCAGCGAGGACGTCGACGAGATCCACGAGAAGCTCGTCACCAGCCACGACACGCTCTACGAGCGCAACGAGGCGCCGATCGTCACCGTCCTGAACAAGGTCGACCAGGTCGACGAGGAGGAGCTCGAGCGCAAGAAAGAGGCGCTCTCGGCGCTGGCGCCGAACCCCGTCGTCGTCAGCGCCCGCGAGGGGACGAACGTCGACGAGCTGCTCGAACGGATCGACCGGGAGCTGCCCGACTGGGAGGAGGAGCGGCTCGTCCTGCCGATGACCGACGACACGATGAGCGTCGTCTCCTGGCTCCACGACAACGCCCACGTCGAGGACGTCAACTACGGCGACGACGACGTGCTGGTTTCCTTCGAGGCCCGGCCTGCGGTCATCTCACAGGCTCGCTCGCGCGCGAGCGAGCTGCAGACGGCCGCGGCGGAGTCGGCCTGA
- a CDS encoding Rpp14/Pop5 family protein, whose protein sequence is MKHLPKHLQPRWRYLVLELEGWPDAEIDRRAFQRECWYAGQNLLGDPGSAAADLTVVRFEFDDGTGSAIVRVRRGETESARAAIACIDEIDGATVGIRVCGISGTIRAGEENYLGRRRQDSKERNVVFGNEERVAVVRDGSADVRLDDAFVGTTDLDCDFA, encoded by the coding sequence ATGAAACACCTCCCGAAACACCTCCAGCCCCGGTGGCGCTACCTCGTCCTCGAGCTCGAGGGCTGGCCCGACGCCGAGATCGACCGGCGAGCGTTCCAGCGGGAGTGTTGGTACGCGGGCCAGAACCTGCTGGGCGATCCGGGAAGCGCCGCGGCCGATCTGACGGTCGTCAGGTTCGAGTTCGACGATGGAACCGGATCCGCAATCGTGCGAGTTCGCCGAGGCGAGACCGAATCCGCCAGAGCGGCGATCGCCTGTATCGACGAGATCGACGGTGCTACGGTCGGGATTCGGGTCTGCGGTATCAGTGGCACGATCCGTGCCGGTGAAGAAAACTATTTAGGACGCCGCCGGCAAGATTCGAAGGAGAGAAACGTCGTGTTCGGGAACGAAGAGCGAGTCGCCGTCGTGCGCGACGGGTCTGCAGACGTGCGACTCGATGACGCGTTCGTGGGCACGACAGACCTCGATTGCGATTTCGCGTGA